One window of Nocardia sp. NBC_00508 genomic DNA carries:
- the panB gene encoding 3-methyl-2-oxobutanoate hydroxymethyltransferase, whose protein sequence is MSVSDSETPAYGAVPTEHKKVVRKTRVHHLRQMKADGERWAMLTAYDYSTARLFEEAGIPVLLVGDSAANVVYGYDTTVPITVDELIPLVRGVVRGAPHALVVADLPFGTYESSPQQALATATRFMKEGGAHAVKLEGGERVAEQIAVITAAGIPVMAHIGFTPQSVNTLGGFRVQGRGDGAEQLIADAIAVQEAGAFSVVMEMVPAELAGQVTRKLTIPTIGIGAGADTDAQVLVWQDMAGYTSGKTAKFVKRFGHIGDELRSAAAAYADEVRRGTFPGPEHSF, encoded by the coding sequence ATGTCCGTATCCGATTCGGAAACCCCTGCCTACGGTGCGGTGCCCACCGAGCACAAGAAGGTTGTGCGCAAGACCCGGGTGCACCACCTGCGGCAGATGAAGGCCGACGGCGAGCGCTGGGCGATGCTGACCGCCTACGACTACTCCACGGCACGGCTGTTCGAAGAGGCAGGCATCCCGGTTCTGCTGGTCGGCGATTCGGCGGCCAACGTGGTGTACGGCTACGACACCACCGTGCCGATCACCGTGGACGAGCTGATTCCGCTGGTGCGCGGTGTGGTGCGCGGTGCGCCGCATGCGCTGGTGGTGGCCGACCTGCCGTTCGGCACGTATGAATCCTCGCCGCAGCAGGCGCTGGCCACCGCGACGCGGTTCATGAAGGAGGGCGGGGCGCATGCGGTGAAGCTGGAGGGCGGCGAGCGCGTGGCCGAGCAGATCGCGGTGATCACCGCGGCGGGCATCCCGGTGATGGCGCACATCGGCTTCACTCCGCAGAGCGTGAACACGCTGGGCGGTTTCCGCGTGCAGGGTCGCGGCGACGGCGCCGAGCAGCTGATCGCCGACGCGATCGCGGTGCAGGAGGCGGGAGCGTTCTCCGTGGTCATGGAGATGGTGCCGGCCGAGCTGGCCGGGCAGGTCACCCGCAAGCTGACCATTCCGACGATCGGCATCGGCGCGGGCGCCGACACCGACGCGCAGGTGCTGGTCTGGCAGGACATGGCCGGCTACACCAGCGGCAAGACCGCGAAGTTCGTCAAGCGCTTCGGCCACATCGGTGACGAACTGCGCTCCGCGGCAGCCGCTTACGCCGACGAAGTGCGCCGGGGCACCTTCCCCGGTCCGGAGCA